CGAGGCGGCTGGCGGCATCGATTCCGTCGTGCCAGACATTGAGATGGGCTTAGCGTCGACTTTATCAAGAACAACCGAAAGCGCGTCGGCTCGCAGGGAGACAGGAGCTGCTTGTTCGATGGCCGAGCCTCCGAGCCGCTCCAGGGCTCCAACCAATCGACGACAGCTTCGGCATTGCGCGACGTGAACCGCCAGGGCGAGCCGATCAGCCTCTTCAAGCGGGCCAGACACAAAGCCAGCCAGAAGATGTTCCGGAGGATGATGTTTGATGGTCATTTCTGTTCGTCCAGTAGCTCTCTCAATCTTTTCATGGCGAGGCGAATGCGCGATTTGACCGTTCCCAATGGGATGCCCAACGAAGAGGCGATTTCGCCGTGCGGTCTCTCCTCAATAAACGAGAGCCGGACCACCGTGGATTGCTCCTCCGACAGGCGGGCCAACGCTTTTGCGATGCGCGTAACATCTTCACTCTGGGCCCGTATCGCTTCCGGGGAGGCTACGGTCTCGACCTCGTAGGCTGTTTCCGGCGATTGCAACGCCCGATCATGGCGTAGAGCCCGCCGGGCGATATCAATGCGCTGATTGCGCGCGATCGTGAAGATCCAAGCTGCTACACCGGCAGTGGTCGGATCGAACTCTCCCGCCTTGCGCCAGACAGCAACGAAGGTGGATTGCGCTATATCTTCAGCGGTCTCCGGGTCGCTTCCCGTCTTTATGAGAAAGCCCTTCACGCGCGGAGCGAAATGCTCGAATAGCCGTGCAAAAGCGTCACGATCTCCATGGCTTGCGACACGCGAAATCAAATCAATCCAGTCCACCGTTGCCTTCAGCCTTTCACCTTTGAGGCGATGCCTTATACCTGGGCTAGAGCATGCCCCGAAAGGTTCTTTTGGTTGAAGCCTTGCAGCCCGAGAGATCACGATGGATATGCTTCTTGGAGACGGGACACCAAAAGAAACGACCTGACCGTCAGTTTGGATCACCACGAACTAGCGGATTGGTTTGGAATGCGATCGTTAGTTCACCCAGCTGCCGCGATCGTCCTGGTTGAGCTCACACCAAAAACTGTCGAGCTGCGAGATACCCGCAATAAGCGCTACCTGCGCCCAACAACCCGCCCCACGCGATATCGACGATTGACAGAGTCGTCGTCCAGTTGCGAAGGACCGCCTGATTTGTGAGGTCATAGGTCGCATAGGTGAAAAAGCCAAAAAGCAAACCGAGCCACGCAGCCCTACCGCTGGAAGCAGCGGCGTGTGCTGGTAAAACGGCAAGCGCGATGAGCCCGAGCGGGTACAGAAGGTAGAAGACGAGAGCCGGCCAAAAGTTCGGCTCGCTCCGCGCTATGTCGCCTATCGTCGCGAGATAGAAGCGTTGGCCCATGAGCTTGAGCCAGACCGCATCGACCGCAACGAATGGAATAGCTACGGCCAGATAGAGCGCAACGTAGGACATGCGAACCCGCACAGTTTGATCGGTGTAAGAACGTCGGAAGCTTTCGTCCGGATCACTGGATCGCGCGGTGATCCAAAGCGACGTGCACGTCGTTCCCTACCGGTAAATCAACTCACCCGGAGGACGACAATGAACTTCAAGCGCATCGCGACTTCGCTCGCCGTGTCGGCCGTGATGGTCAACTTTATCCCGCTTGCCATCGCCAAGGAGAAGACCGTGATGGTCGGCGGCGCTGCCATGTATCCGACGAAGAACATCGTCGAGAACGCCGTCAAGTCAAAGGACCACACCACCTTGGTCGCTGCCGTCAAGGCAGCCGGCCTGGTCGATACGCTGCAGGGACCTGGACCATATACCGTTTTCGCGCCGACCAATGCTGCGTTCGGCAAGCTTCCAAAGGGAGCCCTCGCGACCCTGGTCAAGCCGGAAAATAAGCAGACGCTGACCAAGATCCTGACGTACCACGTCGTGCCGGGACGCCTGACTGCTGACCAATTGATGGACGGTCAAAAGTTGATCACCGTGGAAGGCGAGCCGCTGACAGTCAAAAAATCAGGCGGAAAGGTAATGATCGTAGACGCGAAAGGTGGTGCTGCGACCGTGACAATTGCCGATGTGCTACAGTCGAATGGCGTCATCCACGTCGTCAACCAGGTGCTGATGCCTTCGAGCTAATGCGCTGTGCTATTGCCGCGAGCGCCTTTCTGGGGCGTTACGCGGCCGTAGCAAATAGCAAGCCGGGCGAGGGCGTTTTGCAGCAGTGCGATTGGGAGAAACCTTATTTCTTTCGACTACCCGTCAATTCCGAGACGAGAGGATTAGGATAGCGGCGCTGCTGGCTGATGGCATAGAATTGCTCCGCTAGTTCGTTTAGCCGCGCCCGCTCGACGAGCAGGCCCGAACGAAGCTCGTCAATCACGACGATCGAGGGGACGAGAGCGAGATGGCCGCTTTCGCGGGCCATCAGGCGTAGCATAGCCATGTCGTCGACTTCCGCAGCGATTATCGGTCTGATGCCTCGGCGGCCGACCAGCGCATCGAAGGCCGAGCGAAGTGCGTTGCCCCGGCCCGGTAGGACTAGCGGAAAATGTGCGAGGTCCTGCGGAAACCTAAGCCGGGCGGGCTTCGGCGGCTTTCGGCCGACGATGCTGACTCGCTGCTCGTCAATGAGCGTATTCTCGAAGCTGCTGCGTGCATCGGGCGGTGCCGGGTGGTTGGCGAGAACGACATCGAGCTTGTGCGCATCGAGTGACTGGAGCAGATCGTCGAAAAGTCCGGTGTGGATGACGAGCTCGACATCAATGCGGCTTATCAGTGGCCGCAGAAATGCGATCTGGAAGTTGCGCGACAAAGTCGCTGCAGCCCCGACCCGCAGCAGCTGACGTCCGGGCCGCAGGCCCGACAACGTCTCGATCAATTCATGGCCTGACTTGAAGACGCTGCCGGCGTAGTCGAGCGCGATGCGACCCGCTTCGGTGAGTTGCAGAGAGCGTCCGACACGCTCGAATAGCTGTTGGCCCAGCTGCTCTTCGAGCGCCTTGAGCTGTACCGATAGCGACGACGGCGAAACATTGAGCCGCTGCGCCGCGCGGCTCATGCTTCC
The genomic region above belongs to Bradyrhizobium sp. CCBAU 53338 and contains:
- a CDS encoding fasciclin domain-containing protein; protein product: MVNFIPLAIAKEKTVMVGGAAMYPTKNIVENAVKSKDHTTLVAAVKAAGLVDTLQGPGPYTVFAPTNAAFGKLPKGALATLVKPENKQTLTKILTYHVVPGRLTADQLMDGQKLITVEGEPLTVKKSGGKVMIVDAKGGAATVTIADVLQSNGVIHVVNQVLMPSS
- a CDS encoding LysR family transcriptional regulator, whose product is MPHLNYHHLRYFWIIATEGSMSRAAQRLNVSPSSLSVQLKALEEQLGQQLFERVGRSLQLTEAGRIALDYAGSVFKSGHELIETLSGLRPGRQLLRVGAAATLSRNFQIAFLRPLISRIDVELVIHTGLFDDLLQSLDAHKLDVVLANHPAPPDARSSFENTLIDEQRVSIVGRKPPKPARLRFPQDLAHFPLVLPGRGNALRSAFDALVGRRGIRPIIAAEVDDMAMLRLMARESGHLALVPSIVVIDELRSGLLVERARLNELAEQFYAISQQRRYPNPLVSELTGSRKK
- a CDS encoding sigma-70 family RNA polymerase sigma factor, whose amino-acid sequence is MDWIDLISRVASHGDRDAFARLFEHFAPRVKGFLIKTGSDPETAEDIAQSTFVAVWRKAGEFDPTTAGVAAWIFTIARNQRIDIARRALRHDRALQSPETAYEVETVASPEAIRAQSEDVTRIAKALARLSEEQSTVVRLSFIEERPHGEIASSLGIPLGTVKSRIRLAMKRLRELLDEQK
- a CDS encoding DUF2177 family protein, yielding MSYVALYLAVAIPFVAVDAVWLKLMGQRFYLATIGDIARSEPNFWPALVFYLLYPLGLIALAVLPAHAAASSGRAAWLGLLFGFFTYATYDLTNQAVLRNWTTTLSIVDIAWGGLLGAGSAYCGYLAARQFLV